Proteins found in one Homalodisca vitripennis isolate AUS2020 chromosome 4, UT_GWSS_2.1, whole genome shotgun sequence genomic segment:
- the LOC124360576 gene encoding iron-sulfur protein NUBPL isoform X1, protein MLKLSVLKLQSETLSNARLTIGCILQLRTHSDSKVDNRQQQIMARGLPKKKLIPGVKHIVLVASGKGGVGKSTTAVNLATALAETKPSLQVGLLDADVFGPSVPLMMNLSGEPLLTSENLMVPLVNYGVKSMSMGYLVSQESAVMWRGLMVMQAVNKLMFEVDWGPTDVLVVDTPPGTGDTHLSLVQNLVVSGALVVTTPQQMALQVTRRGVTMFRKLEVPIIGVVQNMGSVVCTNCSHKNELFGPEIKKFAQDLDIEVVQDIPLHPDISHCGDEGKPVVVSHPSSPIASSYRDLAHRVRHFLKLESSMEDKV, encoded by the exons ATGCTGAAATTAAGTGTACTAAAATTGCAATCGGAAACTCTTTCAAATGCAAGATTAACT aTTGGTTGCATACTACAACTCCGAACCCATAGTGACTCTAAAGTGGATAACCGACAACAACAAATAATGGCAAGAGGTTTGCCCAAGAAGAAACTTATCCCAGGTGTAAAACATATAGTGCTCGTTGCGTCTGGAAAAGGAGGAGTTGGAAAATCAACAACTGCTG TAAATTTAGCAACAGCATTGGCTGAAACTAAACCTTCATTACAAGTTGGGTTGCTGGATGCTGATGTCTTTGGCCCATCTGTTCCGCTTATGATGAATTTAAGTGGAGAACCTCTACTTACATCAG AAAATTTGATGGTACCTCTCGTCAACTATGGCGTGAAAAG TATGTCTATGGGATATTTAGTCTCCCAAGAGTCAGCTGTGATGTGGCGGGGTCTGATGGTAATGCAGGCCGTCAATAAGTTAATGTTTGAGGTGGACTGGGGCCCCACCGATGTGCTTGTGGTGGACACTCCTCCAGGAACTGGTGATACCCACCTCTCTCTTGTGCAGAACCTTGTTGTCTCAG GTGCTCTAGTGGTGACTACTCCACAACAGATGGCACTGCAGGTTACAAGGAGGGGTGTCACTATGTTCCGTAAGCTGGAAGTGCCTATTATTGGAGTTGTACAAAATATGGGGTCTGTCGTCTGCACAAACTGTAGtcataaaaatgaattgtttgggcctgaaataaaaaaatttgctcAAGATTTag ATATTGAAGTTGTGCAAGATATTCCACTCCATCCAGACATCTCTCACTGTGGTGATGAAGGCAAGCCAGTTGTAGTCAGCCACCCTTCGAGCCCCATA gCATCCTCTTACAGAGACCTTGCTCATAGAGTGAGACATTTTTTAAAACTCGAAAGCAGTATGGAAGATAAAGTATAA
- the LOC124360576 gene encoding iron-sulfur protein NUBPL isoform X2, with product MARGLPKKKLIPGVKHIVLVASGKGGVGKSTTAVNLATALAETKPSLQVGLLDADVFGPSVPLMMNLSGEPLLTSENLMVPLVNYGVKSMSMGYLVSQESAVMWRGLMVMQAVNKLMFEVDWGPTDVLVVDTPPGTGDTHLSLVQNLVVSGALVVTTPQQMALQVTRRGVTMFRKLEVPIIGVVQNMGSVVCTNCSHKNELFGPEIKKFAQDLDIEVVQDIPLHPDISHCGDEGKPVVVSHPSSPIASSYRDLAHRVRHFLKLESSMEDKV from the exons ATGGCAAGAGGTTTGCCCAAGAAGAAACTTATCCCAGGTGTAAAACATATAGTGCTCGTTGCGTCTGGAAAAGGAGGAGTTGGAAAATCAACAACTGCTG TAAATTTAGCAACAGCATTGGCTGAAACTAAACCTTCATTACAAGTTGGGTTGCTGGATGCTGATGTCTTTGGCCCATCTGTTCCGCTTATGATGAATTTAAGTGGAGAACCTCTACTTACATCAG AAAATTTGATGGTACCTCTCGTCAACTATGGCGTGAAAAG TATGTCTATGGGATATTTAGTCTCCCAAGAGTCAGCTGTGATGTGGCGGGGTCTGATGGTAATGCAGGCCGTCAATAAGTTAATGTTTGAGGTGGACTGGGGCCCCACCGATGTGCTTGTGGTGGACACTCCTCCAGGAACTGGTGATACCCACCTCTCTCTTGTGCAGAACCTTGTTGTCTCAG GTGCTCTAGTGGTGACTACTCCACAACAGATGGCACTGCAGGTTACAAGGAGGGGTGTCACTATGTTCCGTAAGCTGGAAGTGCCTATTATTGGAGTTGTACAAAATATGGGGTCTGTCGTCTGCACAAACTGTAGtcataaaaatgaattgtttgggcctgaaataaaaaaatttgctcAAGATTTag ATATTGAAGTTGTGCAAGATATTCCACTCCATCCAGACATCTCTCACTGTGGTGATGAAGGCAAGCCAGTTGTAGTCAGCCACCCTTCGAGCCCCATA gCATCCTCTTACAGAGACCTTGCTCATAGAGTGAGACATTTTTTAAAACTCGAAAGCAGTATGGAAGATAAAGTATAA